In Marispirochaeta aestuarii, the following proteins share a genomic window:
- a CDS encoding anti-phage-associated DUF1156 domain-containing protein has protein sequence MPHTPFIETQFPLALLSAESYKERKAGAGQTLTGLGKWWGRKPLILVRAVIVGLLMPASGDPAKDQEVFLRILTMDPEGLWKRKNKALGTKTIASLVSAKEAEGMLDYSGDKVSWISGVTKENREQLERLAFNRLSYDDKLNFCQRPEQIDGPGDESWKIINEHLRTSAGNLNELLNELSIKIYKHTARVGDVFCGGGSIPFEAARLGLEAYGSDLNPVAALLTWAAINLIGGGPEVQKQVKAAQKAAWEAADKQIAEWGIEHDGRGFRADAYLYCVEAKSPATGLWVPLAPSWIISEKYRVVAVLHRNDDKGNYDIEIVTGASKDQMVKAKMGTVQSSSLVCPETGNIYSMASIRGDRQTAEGGTVYGLRLWENQDIVPRPEDTLQERLYCVRWVSEEGEREYRSVCQEDLEREEKVLALLRERFTDWQNWGYIPSKIIEPGYNTSQPIRERGWTHWHHLFHPRQLLMHGLYMKSVTSFKNIEEKIGSIISMSNAVDANSKLARWQSQLAKSGGIGVVTPSFANQALNPILNFPVIPSILMQDRYIRLPSIADQITFHERNTILAVDATQVVVPSDLWITDPPYADAVNYHELADYFLSWYEKHLPKIFSNWNRDGKSALAVKGSGEDFKRSMVDIYANLTRNMPDNGFQVVMFTHQNAGVWADLGMILWAAGLKVTAAWTIGTETSSGLKKGNYVQGTVLLVLRKRLEQNSVFLDELYPMVDDEVKRQLDQMHRVDEGFMPQFGDTDYQLGAYAAALRVLTSYADIEGQDIRHELFRSRKKGEKSPFELIIDRAVSIAAGYLIPRGLSRHVWANLNSYERLYLRGLELERHGELRNGAYMELARGFGVSEYKFLLGNSAANEARFKTPAEFKKNQLGDGLWGDSLLRHLLFSIHLATIHQDVREGFNYLKSARRDYWSRREDILALLAFLLEGRAYQHLEHWKMELEYTELLQGRITNDFAAGNTDP, from the coding sequence ATGCCCCACACCCCTTTTATTGAAACACAATTTCCCCTGGCACTATTAAGTGCCGAGAGCTACAAAGAGCGGAAAGCCGGGGCCGGTCAAACATTGACCGGTCTGGGCAAGTGGTGGGGCCGCAAACCGTTGATTTTAGTCAGAGCGGTAATAGTCGGACTCCTGATGCCCGCCTCCGGTGATCCAGCAAAGGACCAGGAGGTCTTCTTACGGATTCTGACCATGGACCCAGAGGGGTTGTGGAAGCGAAAGAACAAAGCCCTGGGAACAAAGACAATTGCTTCTCTGGTATCTGCAAAAGAAGCTGAAGGGATGCTCGATTACTCAGGAGACAAGGTCTCCTGGATAAGCGGGGTAACCAAGGAGAATAGGGAGCAGCTTGAGCGACTGGCTTTCAACAGGCTAAGCTATGATGACAAGTTGAACTTTTGCCAGCGTCCGGAGCAAATAGACGGCCCGGGGGATGAAAGCTGGAAGATTATAAATGAACACCTGAGAACCAGCGCAGGGAACCTGAATGAACTACTGAATGAGTTATCCATAAAAATCTACAAGCATACCGCCCGGGTCGGGGATGTCTTTTGCGGCGGCGGCAGCATCCCATTCGAGGCTGCCAGGCTTGGGCTGGAAGCTTACGGAAGTGATTTGAACCCCGTGGCGGCGCTTTTAACCTGGGCAGCCATTAACCTTATAGGGGGTGGCCCTGAGGTCCAAAAGCAGGTGAAAGCAGCCCAAAAAGCTGCCTGGGAGGCTGCGGACAAACAGATAGCTGAGTGGGGGATTGAACACGACGGCAGGGGCTTTCGGGCAGATGCCTATTTATACTGCGTGGAGGCTAAAAGCCCTGCCACCGGATTGTGGGTCCCGCTTGCTCCCAGCTGGATCATCAGCGAAAAATATCGAGTGGTAGCGGTGCTGCACCGTAACGATGATAAAGGCAACTATGATATAGAGATTGTTACCGGGGCCAGCAAAGACCAGATGGTAAAAGCCAAAATGGGAACAGTTCAGAGCAGCTCCCTGGTTTGCCCTGAAACCGGCAACATATACAGCATGGCTTCCATCAGGGGAGATCGGCAAACCGCTGAGGGGGGCACGGTTTACGGGCTTCGCTTATGGGAGAACCAGGACATAGTTCCACGCCCCGAAGACACCCTGCAGGAACGGCTCTATTGTGTGCGCTGGGTCAGTGAGGAGGGGGAGCGGGAATACAGATCAGTTTGCCAGGAGGACCTAGAACGGGAAGAGAAAGTGCTGGCCTTACTGAGAGAGCGTTTTACCGACTGGCAGAATTGGGGGTATATCCCCTCCAAAATAATTGAGCCGGGATACAACACGTCTCAACCTATTCGGGAGCGTGGCTGGACCCACTGGCATCACCTGTTTCATCCGCGACAGTTATTGATGCACGGGCTGTACATGAAATCTGTAACCTCATTTAAGAATATAGAAGAAAAAATTGGAAGCATTATCTCAATGAGTAACGCTGTAGATGCAAATTCAAAGTTAGCACGTTGGCAATCTCAATTAGCAAAATCTGGAGGAATCGGTGTTGTAACGCCTTCTTTCGCCAATCAAGCATTGAATCCAATTCTAAATTTTCCGGTTATTCCATCCATTTTAATGCAAGATAGATATATCAGACTCCCTTCAATAGCTGATCAGATTACTTTTCATGAAAGAAATACTATTCTTGCAGTTGATGCGACTCAGGTCGTAGTTCCAAGTGATTTATGGATAACAGACCCCCCATATGCGGACGCGGTAAATTATCACGAATTGGCTGACTATTTTTTGTCTTGGTATGAAAAGCATCTTCCTAAGATCTTTTCAAATTGGAACAGAGATGGTAAATCTGCCCTAGCCGTCAAAGGCTCCGGAGAGGACTTTAAACGCAGTATGGTGGATATCTACGCTAACCTTACCAGGAACATGCCGGATAACGGCTTTCAAGTAGTCATGTTTACCCATCAGAACGCGGGTGTATGGGCGGACCTGGGTATGATTCTCTGGGCGGCGGGATTAAAGGTCACAGCAGCCTGGACCATCGGCACAGAGACCAGCTCGGGGCTTAAAAAAGGCAATTACGTACAGGGGACCGTGTTGCTGGTACTGCGAAAGCGTCTTGAGCAAAATAGCGTGTTCCTGGACGAACTCTACCCCATGGTGGACGACGAGGTAAAGCGTCAGCTGGATCAGATGCACCGGGTGGATGAGGGTTTTATGCCCCAGTTTGGAGATACAGATTACCAGCTGGGAGCCTATGCCGCCGCCCTCAGGGTACTCACCAGTTACGCTGACATCGAAGGACAGGATATCCGCCACGAGCTATTCCGCAGCAGGAAGAAAGGGGAAAAGTCCCCCTTCGAACTGATCATCGACCGCGCAGTCAGTATTGCTGCGGGGTATCTCATTCCCCGGGGGCTATCCCGTCATGTGTGGGCCAACCTGAACAGCTACGAACGGCTCTATCTGCGGGGTCTGGAGCTGGAGCGCCACGGTGAACTGCGGAACGGAGCCTACATGGAGCTTGCCCGGGGTTTTGGGGTAAGCGAGTACAAGTTTCTGCTGGGTAATTCCGCAGCCAACGAAGCCCGCTTTAAGACACCCGCTGAGTTTAAGAAGAACCAGCTGGGCGACGGCCTTTGGGGCGATTCCCTGCTGCGACATCTGCTATTTTCCATCCACCTGGCCACGATACATCAGGATGTCCGCGAGGGTTTTAACTATCTTAAATCCGCCCGACGGGATTACTGGTCAAGGCGAGAAGACATTCTTGCTCTTCTGGCCTTTCTTTTGGAAGGACGGGCATACCAGCACCTGGAACACTGGAAGATGGAACTGGAATACACTGAACTTCTGCAAGGGCGTATTACCAATGATTTTGCCGCAGGGAATACCGATCCATGA
- a CDS encoding DUF262 domain-containing protein has protein sequence MAYQEFSVLEVIKKINNVDDQGFFLPYVQRDYVWGTRYQAEERICNLFDSVFKGYPIGSIILWKTNEEIPFHYFIQDLDSDTTRSTNQDNGVHSISKHLVYDGQQRLQTLFSVLRHSFNGKVLAFDLLSDSDVDMDDTGFRFIDRNSPHEPHLLKLNRLFSKDIEKENAFRRELRNEITLDLDEKQEELFEDNFHKLWMAFRTNSLKPLVAWIVDEVKEEKVNQIFMRLNTGGIPLTRAELMLSTLSVGNTDIHDFLKDLTEIIENQSGGYVFDTSELLRFLNQIVKGNLRIDVSQTSKDEQQEILGILDENFEKPVTKFFEQFLKVEFNITSNSLIPQKYALYPLIVYFYKLWNKGNKDYNHLNEPQKMLVKKYFIISQLKAWNLQGDIDQSSRKVIEISDAPSWSGDFPLADVIAIVKAKNKRGTEIEEVDLANNSWFALKIIRKDTVFLFSSTKSGRINPELEHIFPKGLYPDKDYKQEVNILWNLDAISGQINNQKKNKHPKEYFQNNQSFFDHYKFLPDLNSAEWDDHKLFIEKRKERMINEFTRLYDITITK, from the coding sequence GTGGCGTATCAGGAATTTTCAGTTTTAGAGGTAATCAAAAAAATCAACAATGTAGATGACCAGGGCTTTTTTTTACCCTATGTCCAGAGAGATTATGTGTGGGGCACACGATATCAGGCAGAAGAACGTATATGCAACCTGTTTGATTCCGTTTTTAAAGGATATCCGATTGGGTCTATAATTCTTTGGAAAACCAACGAAGAGATCCCTTTTCATTATTTTATTCAGGATCTGGATTCGGACACGACAAGGTCCACAAACCAGGACAATGGTGTCCACAGTATATCGAAACATCTTGTTTACGATGGACAGCAGAGGCTCCAGACCTTGTTCAGCGTTCTGCGGCATAGCTTCAATGGTAAGGTATTGGCTTTTGATCTGCTCTCTGATTCTGATGTAGATATGGATGATACGGGTTTCAGGTTTATCGATCGAAATTCTCCTCACGAACCTCACCTGTTAAAGTTAAACCGGCTTTTTTCCAAAGACATTGAAAAAGAAAACGCTTTTCGGCGGGAACTGCGTAATGAAATTACCCTGGATCTGGACGAAAAGCAGGAGGAACTTTTTGAGGACAATTTTCATAAGTTATGGATGGCATTCCGAACCAATTCGCTGAAGCCCCTGGTTGCCTGGATTGTTGATGAAGTGAAAGAAGAAAAGGTCAACCAGATTTTCATGCGCCTCAACACAGGGGGTATTCCCCTTACCCGGGCCGAACTTATGCTTTCCACTTTAAGTGTCGGTAACACCGATATCCATGATTTTCTCAAGGATTTGACGGAGATAATAGAAAACCAGTCCGGTGGTTATGTTTTTGACACATCTGAACTCCTTCGTTTTCTAAACCAAATCGTTAAAGGAAACTTGCGGATCGATGTCAGCCAGACCAGTAAAGATGAACAACAAGAAATTTTGGGAATCCTGGATGAAAACTTTGAGAAACCTGTGACAAAATTCTTCGAACAGTTTCTAAAAGTAGAGTTCAACATCACCAGTAATTCCCTGATTCCTCAAAAATATGCCCTGTATCCGTTGATCGTGTATTTCTACAAATTATGGAATAAGGGAAACAAGGATTACAACCATTTGAACGAACCACAAAAAATGCTGGTAAAAAAATACTTTATTATCTCCCAGCTTAAGGCCTGGAATTTACAGGGGGATATTGACCAATCTTCGCGCAAGGTTATTGAAATCTCAGATGCACCAAGCTGGAGTGGAGACTTTCCCCTTGCAGATGTTATAGCCATTGTAAAGGCTAAGAACAAACGCGGAACCGAAATAGAGGAAGTTGACTTGGCCAACAACAGCTGGTTCGCTTTAAAGATCATCAGAAAGGATACGGTATTCCTGTTTTCTTCTACAAAAAGCGGTCGCATAAACCCCGAGCTTGAGCATATCTTCCCAAAAGGCCTGTATCCCGATAAGGACTACAAGCAGGAGGTGAACATTCTTTGGAACCTCGATGCCATTTCCGGGCAGATCAATAATCAAAAAAAGAACAAACACCCAAAGGAATATTTTCAGAATAACCAGAGTTTCTTTGACCATTATAAATTTTTACCCGATCTGAACAGCGCGGAATGGGATGACCACAAGCTCTTTATTGAGAAACGGAAAGAGCGGATGATTAATGAATTTACCCGCCTATACGACATCACTATAACAAAATAG
- a CDS encoding DUF3780 domain-containing protein, with protein sequence MSQTIGFGFMPDQTSHSFVVHLPAGSRPDREVAITEEFQWSDELVPYHQRLDGFQHQDLKVLLSYTVWSEIAEEAKNEFNRRLIRHGKKSGRWPKSGMITIDKNFGKELVLLCWAVEDADPLQVPNTLRNWLGLSPEERWWLYTMTNAATGQALKGRNKGWRKAVRFALCENPIADSVIKRRNSDFELDLFGE encoded by the coding sequence ATGAGTCAGACTATAGGATTCGGCTTTATGCCGGACCAGACCTCTCACAGCTTTGTGGTACATCTTCCTGCAGGGAGCCGACCGGACCGGGAGGTTGCCATAACAGAAGAGTTCCAGTGGAGCGATGAGCTGGTTCCCTACCATCAGCGTTTGGATGGTTTTCAGCATCAGGACCTGAAAGTACTGCTGAGCTACACTGTATGGTCCGAAATTGCCGAAGAGGCCAAGAATGAGTTTAACCGCCGCCTTATCCGTCACGGTAAAAAGAGCGGCCGATGGCCAAAGAGCGGCATGATAACTATAGACAAGAACTTCGGTAAAGAGCTGGTGCTTCTGTGCTGGGCGGTGGAAGATGCGGACCCCCTTCAGGTACCAAACACGTTGCGGAACTGGCTGGGATTAAGTCCCGAAGAACGCTGGTGGCTCTACACCATGACCAACGCTGCAACGGGACAGGCCTTGAAGGGGCGGAACAAGGGGTGGCGCAAAGCTGTACGATTTGCTCTCTGCGAGAACCCCATAGCGGATTCTGTAATTAAAAGACGAAACAGCGATTTTGAACTTGATTTGTTTGGAGAGTAG
- a CDS encoding DUF499 domain-containing protein: MANLQALKSSCTPRQSVFDKSRKDVVLYLGDLLNGRLTAENAEAFYEENFITKGMRSLVDRVFDRLTGKKDQASTFLLSQAMGGGKTHSMLALGLLAKYPSIRKKFWPDHDLGDEPIRVVGFDGRESDYPYGVWGSIAEQLGKKEVFQDLYQPLRAPGATSWINLLQGEPTIILLDEMPPYFMNAKSVQVGNGDLADITTTALSNLMIAANKEELQNVVIVISDLSATAYKTDGKAAGVSAALDNLAQETNRSAMIIEPVATVGDEVFNILRTRLFEKLPEIKAIDDVAVAYSEEVKKAKNMELTSESPETFAAELRESYPFHFSLRNLYGRFKENPSFQQTRGLLRLMRTIISNMWETGKAENRYLIHPYDIDLNDNDIFSEFERINQSLSEAIRVDIANDGKSHAEEIDEQYQNSDASDVAKLLFIASLSVSTNPILGLRDREIIGWMCTPGRDVQNLIKDVIEVLPSRAWYLHQTADGRFFFKNVQNLSARVYDIKRNSTRENNIQSLRKVLEEMFKPQIGDLYQNLSVLKPIDSVSLDQTRTTLIITDPYTGASTEKPLHPDWFDFWDQQTFKNRALFITGDRNTMDQVLDNAASLRAINLVREEQKKDGLSANDPQVKEADKSLDRYQIQLKSSLQATFSLIVYPSLDRLRSENINLNFTDNNFDAEKQVRKTLLNNQSFSEEPANDNWVKKVEARLFDGQNPVIWNEILKRAAIKTSWQFHHPHLLEDILNHALRVGLWKREGNQVRKGPFEKDPTGVKVIVKNRDEHTGETILQITPEGGRVVYYEIGKHKPSSASLQVTDYQNFRTRELSLTFLCVDDSSDPRPTGEPLYWKNQVTIKGQFYQQGDEIMFKALSIPPIPLKYTTDGSNPLSHGVPYNGDFLVPNGAQLIQVLAQKDDIQAKETFTVKSATGPVVAPDKPLDWKTENRYYNIPQTDAYSVFEKCTKYNARLANVFMTIIHNNSGETLSYTLPEGIGKTAHELSSLMAALQELIGEASVQVAIGKISFETGQAFLDWAQEEKFTPDPQEVEQR, translated from the coding sequence ATGGCCAACTTGCAGGCGTTGAAGTCCTCATGTACACCTCGACAAAGTGTATTTGATAAGTCTCGTAAAGACGTAGTTCTCTACCTGGGCGACCTTTTAAACGGGCGCTTGACGGCAGAAAACGCGGAAGCATTCTATGAAGAGAACTTTATCACCAAGGGAATGAGGTCTCTGGTTGATCGGGTGTTTGACCGCCTGACAGGAAAGAAAGATCAAGCTTCGACCTTCCTCCTTTCCCAGGCTATGGGGGGTGGAAAAACTCACTCTATGTTGGCTTTGGGCCTACTGGCAAAATACCCTAGTATTCGTAAGAAGTTCTGGCCTGATCACGATTTAGGGGATGAACCTATCCGGGTAGTAGGATTCGATGGTCGCGAATCAGATTATCCTTATGGGGTTTGGGGATCGATTGCAGAACAGCTCGGGAAAAAGGAGGTGTTTCAGGATCTGTACCAACCACTGCGGGCCCCAGGAGCTACCTCTTGGATAAACCTGTTGCAGGGGGAGCCCACCATAATTCTGCTTGATGAGATGCCCCCCTACTTTATGAATGCGAAATCGGTACAGGTCGGTAACGGCGATCTGGCAGATATTACCACAACAGCACTCTCCAACCTTATGATTGCGGCGAATAAGGAAGAGCTGCAGAACGTGGTTATTGTAATCTCCGATCTCTCCGCCACCGCCTATAAAACAGATGGTAAGGCAGCAGGAGTTTCTGCCGCACTGGACAATCTGGCCCAGGAAACAAACCGCAGTGCCATGATCATCGAGCCGGTGGCAACCGTAGGGGATGAAGTTTTCAATATTCTGCGTACCCGGCTCTTCGAAAAGCTTCCGGAGATCAAGGCAATCGATGATGTAGCAGTTGCTTATTCGGAGGAAGTAAAGAAAGCGAAGAATATGGAGCTTACTTCAGAATCTCCGGAAACCTTTGCAGCTGAACTTCGCGAATCTTACCCATTTCATTTTTCGCTGCGCAATCTCTATGGTCGCTTCAAAGAGAACCCAAGCTTTCAGCAAACCCGGGGCCTATTACGGCTTATGCGAACAATTATCTCGAATATGTGGGAAACCGGAAAGGCTGAGAATCGTTATCTTATTCATCCATATGACATTGATCTGAATGACAATGATATATTCTCGGAATTTGAACGCATTAATCAGTCCTTAAGCGAAGCCATCCGCGTCGATATCGCCAATGATGGAAAATCTCACGCTGAAGAGATTGATGAGCAATATCAAAACAGCGATGCCAGCGATGTAGCCAAGCTGCTGTTTATTGCATCCCTTTCGGTATCCACTAACCCCATTCTTGGTCTGCGAGACCGGGAAATAATCGGTTGGATGTGCACCCCTGGGCGGGATGTACAGAATCTGATCAAAGATGTAATTGAAGTACTCCCCTCCCGAGCCTGGTACCTTCACCAGACTGCGGACGGCCGGTTTTTCTTTAAGAATGTGCAAAACCTGTCGGCAAGGGTCTACGATATTAAGCGAAACAGTACTCGAGAGAACAATATCCAATCCTTAAGAAAAGTTCTGGAAGAAATGTTCAAACCTCAGATTGGAGACCTTTACCAGAACTTGTCCGTACTCAAACCTATAGATTCCGTGAGTCTGGATCAAACAAGGACAACTCTCATTATTACTGATCCTTATACTGGGGCGAGTACAGAGAAGCCTCTGCACCCTGACTGGTTCGATTTCTGGGATCAGCAAACCTTCAAAAACCGGGCTCTTTTCATCACTGGAGACCGAAACACAATGGATCAGGTTCTGGATAACGCAGCATCCCTCAGGGCAATTAACCTGGTCCGGGAGGAACAGAAAAAGGATGGGTTGTCTGCCAATGATCCTCAGGTAAAAGAAGCGGATAAAAGTCTTGACCGGTATCAGATCCAGCTTAAAAGCTCCCTTCAAGCAACATTCTCCCTTATTGTCTATCCATCTCTTGATAGATTACGCAGCGAGAATATCAATCTTAACTTTACCGACAACAACTTTGATGCGGAGAAGCAAGTCCGTAAAACTCTCCTGAATAACCAGAGCTTTTCCGAAGAACCGGCGAATGATAACTGGGTAAAAAAAGTTGAAGCCCGGCTGTTCGATGGTCAGAATCCGGTAATCTGGAATGAAATCCTTAAACGAGCAGCTATAAAAACATCATGGCAGTTTCATCATCCGCATCTGCTGGAGGATATCCTCAATCACGCGCTCCGGGTAGGTTTATGGAAGCGCGAAGGTAATCAGGTTAGAAAAGGTCCCTTTGAAAAAGATCCAACCGGGGTGAAGGTGATTGTTAAAAACCGAGACGAGCATACCGGTGAAACAATCCTTCAAATCACTCCCGAAGGAGGAAGGGTTGTATACTATGAAATCGGCAAACACAAGCCCAGTTCCGCTTCCCTGCAAGTAACGGATTATCAGAATTTCCGCACAAGGGAGCTGTCTCTGACCTTCCTTTGCGTTGATGATTCGTCTGACCCTCGTCCTACCGGGGAACCTTTATACTGGAAAAACCAGGTAACAATAAAGGGGCAATTTTATCAGCAAGGCGATGAAATCATGTTCAAAGCCCTTTCCATTCCGCCAATCCCTCTTAAGTATACCACCGACGGCAGTAATCCTCTTTCCCATGGGGTGCCATATAACGGGGACTTTTTGGTACCTAATGGGGCCCAATTAATTCAGGTCCTGGCACAAAAAGATGATATCCAGGCCAAGGAGACGTTCACTGTAAAGTCTGCAACTGGACCAGTGGTTGCCCCAGATAAGCCCCTGGATTGGAAGACAGAGAACAGGTATTACAATATTCCCCAGACCGATGCTTACAGTGTTTTTGAAAAATGTACAAAGTACAATGCACGCCTGGCGAACGTTTTTATGACCATTATTCACAACAATAGTGGAGAAACCCTCTCTTATACCCTACCCGAGGGTATAGGAAAAACCGCCCATGAGCTATCCTCCCTGATGGCAGCCCTCCAGGAACTTATAGGAGAAGCAAGCGTGCAGGTAGCCATTGGTAAAATCAGCTTTGAAACCGGGCAGGCCTTTCTTGACTGGGCCCAAGAAGAGAAGTTTACTCCCGATCCCCAGGAAGTAGAACAGAGATGA
- a CDS encoding tyrosine-type recombinase/integrase, translating into MIIEGAGMRRFSLYRRGKVYYCQFYNPKTKKYLSGRSTGQTNRNSAYLVVQNWIQNGIPTPRSDESARSVSDILNLATLIETLRTIDLSKKDVGRIVDILKQRDLIEGVIDTKNSRDEIFTLFLRRFWSWDQSPYINEKLAHGQQIGERHCYDMQLWRKNYWDPFFSDISLSKIKRSDLVQFSLWLSEKNLKPKTINNILSVGTVALRWASDNELIVSNPAKGLAKFSGHPKKRGVLEQVEAQRLFELDWDDQRARIGNLLAMTTGLRAGEVLGLQVRDIKDDRLHIRHSWSTKEGLKSTKNGEERTIPLLPSVRRQLLRLAADNPHGLGPASFVFWSTRTPEAPMDFHFLLNSLKTMLLKLTLHDPSTVSAEELQQAKLYWRTRNIVFHSWRHYFATHLANRIDLRAVQLATGHRSPNMAAHYANHAQEQDFKLVSNAIEEAFGTIIQFSIPQKEQKESQCEHLTM; encoded by the coding sequence ATGATCATCGAAGGAGCGGGTATGCGCCGTTTTTCGTTATATCGTCGCGGAAAAGTTTATTATTGTCAATTTTACAATCCAAAAACAAAAAAGTATCTTTCCGGACGCTCCACCGGTCAAACAAACCGTAATTCGGCGTATCTCGTAGTACAAAACTGGATACAGAATGGTATTCCTACCCCAAGATCAGATGAGTCGGCCCGATCAGTTTCCGACATACTCAACCTCGCCACATTAATTGAGACTCTTCGCACTATAGATCTTTCAAAGAAAGATGTTGGCCGAATAGTCGACATCCTTAAGCAACGAGACTTAATCGAAGGAGTCATAGATACAAAAAACAGCAGAGATGAGATCTTTACCTTATTTCTAAGGCGGTTCTGGAGTTGGGATCAATCGCCTTATATTAATGAAAAGCTTGCTCACGGACAGCAGATAGGTGAACGTCACTGTTATGACATGCAACTCTGGCGAAAAAACTACTGGGACCCATTTTTTAGTGACATCTCCCTTTCTAAAATAAAAAGAAGTGATCTTGTCCAATTTTCTCTCTGGCTCTCAGAGAAAAATCTGAAACCCAAAACAATCAACAATATTTTATCAGTGGGGACTGTTGCGCTCAGATGGGCAAGCGACAATGAACTGATAGTCTCAAATCCTGCCAAAGGATTAGCAAAGTTCTCCGGGCATCCGAAGAAGCGAGGCGTTCTGGAGCAGGTAGAAGCACAGAGACTCTTTGAATTGGACTGGGACGACCAACGAGCCCGCATCGGCAATCTGCTAGCCATGACAACCGGGCTACGTGCTGGTGAGGTATTAGGTCTTCAAGTCAGGGATATTAAGGACGACAGGCTCCACATTCGCCATTCATGGAGTACCAAAGAGGGCCTTAAATCTACAAAAAATGGTGAGGAGCGTACCATTCCTCTTCTTCCATCGGTTCGGCGGCAACTATTGAGACTTGCAGCCGATAATCCTCATGGATTAGGCCCCGCATCTTTCGTTTTCTGGTCAACAAGGACACCAGAGGCTCCCATGGATTTTCATTTTCTGTTGAACAGTCTCAAAACAATGCTTCTCAAACTAACCCTACATGATCCATCAACGGTCTCCGCTGAAGAGCTGCAACAAGCAAAACTATACTGGCGCACACGGAACATAGTTTTTCATTCATGGAGGCATTACTTCGCCACCCATCTGGCTAATCGAATAGACCTTCGGGCGGTGCAACTTGCTACTGGACATCGGAGCCCCAACATGGCGGCTCACTACGCCAACCACGCACAGGAACAGGACTTCAAGCTAGTATCAAACGCCATAGAAGAAGCATTCGGTACTATTATCCAATTCTCAATTCCGCAAAAAGAACAGAAGGAGTCTCAATGTGAACACCTTACAATGTAA
- a CDS encoding nucleotidyltransferase family protein: MKSPQPLGACCIVLAAGESSRMGRPKQLLELDGKPLFTYALNTALEVCEEVILVQGAVDLSGYLPPAGNLKLVTNRDWHRGMLGSLQTGLARCRHTRVFVIPADLPMVQAATYRHLAGAQGTAPAAFPVCDGHRGHPVLLGPEAVSLINTADPELKAMKVIAPLDPLAVEVTDSGIYRDIDTPEEWERLKGE; the protein is encoded by the coding sequence ATGAAAAGTCCGCAGCCCCTTGGCGCCTGCTGCATTGTCCTTGCCGCAGGGGAGTCTTCCCGTATGGGAAGACCGAAGCAGCTTCTCGAGCTCGACGGGAAACCCCTTTTTACCTATGCCCTGAATACAGCCCTTGAGGTGTGTGAGGAGGTAATCCTGGTCCAGGGAGCAGTCGACCTTTCGGGATACCTGCCGCCGGCCGGGAACCTGAAACTGGTCACAAACCGGGACTGGCACAGGGGAATGCTCGGATCCCTGCAGACAGGACTTGCCCGGTGCCGGCATACAAGGGTCTTCGTAATTCCCGCGGACCTCCCCATGGTTCAAGCGGCTACCTACCGGCACCTTGCAGGGGCCCAGGGAACGGCTCCCGCGGCATTCCCGGTCTGTGATGGACACAGGGGACATCCGGTGCTGCTGGGTCCCGAGGCTGTATCTCTGATAAACACCGCGGATCCGGAGCTCAAGGCCATGAAGGTAATAGCCCCCCTCGATCCCCTGGCAGTGGAAGTTACAGATTCCGGCATCTACCGTGACATCGACACCCCGGAGGAGTGGGAGCGGCTCAAAGGCGAATGA